One window of Oscillibacter hominis genomic DNA carries:
- a CDS encoding energy-coupling factor transporter ATPase — MEPILQVEHLVHTYSEGTPFCRSAVQDMTFSVRRGEFLGIIGHTGSGKSTLIQHLNGLLQPTSGRILLDGKDIWAEPKKIRDVRFRVGLVFQYPEYQLFEETVYKDIAFGPTNMGKTPEEVDRCVREAAAFAGVSEEQLTQSPFDLSGGQKRRVAIAGVIAMDPEVLILDEPSAGLDPEGRERLLSNIRTYHAAKGNTVILVSHSMDEIARNVDRILVLKDAKVLMQGTPREVFARAEELESAGLNVPQVTKIARALHQRGLPIDPAVYTVEELRRAILALRGGGSPC; from the coding sequence GTGGAGCCGATACTGCAAGTGGAACACCTGGTGCACACCTACAGCGAAGGGACACCCTTTTGCCGCAGCGCGGTGCAGGACATGACCTTTTCGGTGCGCCGGGGTGAATTTTTGGGCATCATCGGGCACACCGGTTCCGGGAAGTCCACGCTGATCCAGCATTTGAACGGGCTGCTGCAGCCCACCTCCGGCCGGATTCTCCTGGACGGGAAGGATATCTGGGCGGAGCCAAAGAAAATCCGGGACGTGCGGTTCCGGGTGGGGCTGGTGTTTCAGTATCCGGAGTACCAGCTTTTTGAGGAGACGGTTTATAAGGACATTGCCTTTGGCCCCACCAACATGGGGAAAACCCCGGAGGAGGTGGACCGGTGCGTCCGGGAGGCTGCTGCCTTTGCCGGCGTCTCCGAGGAGCAGCTCACTCAGTCGCCCTTTGACCTCTCAGGCGGACAAAAGCGGCGGGTGGCCATTGCCGGGGTCATCGCAATGGACCCGGAGGTGCTGATTTTGGACGAGCCCTCCGCCGGCCTTGATCCGGAGGGGCGGGAGCGCCTGCTCTCCAATATCCGGACCTATCACGCCGCCAAGGGCAATACGGTGATCCTGGTCAGCCACAGCATGGACGAGATTGCCCGGAACGTGGACCGCATCCTGGTGCTGAAGGATGCGAAGGTCCTGATGCAGGGCACGCCAAGAGAGGTGTTCGCACGGGCGGAGGAATTGGAGTCCGCGGGGCTCAACGTACCCCAGGTGACAAAAATTGCCCGGGCCCTCCACCAGCGGGGCCTGCCCATTGACCCGGCGGTCTACACGGTGGAGGAGCTGCGCCGGGCGATTCTGGCTCTGAGGGGAGGCGGGTCTCCATGCTGA
- a CDS encoding acyl-CoA dehydratase activase: MKVGLDVGSTTIKCVVLDDSDRIIYHTYERHFSHILEKSEALLQHIAKQYLHGQSALFAISGSAGMGLADSCGVSFVQEVFATRVAANRLAPGTDVVIELGGEDAKILFLTGGMEVRMNGSCAGGTGAFIDQMATLLKMSAEDMNRAAARAEKTYTIASRCGVFAKSDIQPLINQGARSEDIAASIYQAVVNQTIAGLAQGRPIQGNVLYLGGPLTFSEVLRKDFDATLGVEGSCPDNSLLYVALGAAFYADAAYDLELLARKLSGANATAHYVSQPPLFQNQAEYDEFAARHARATVPHAPFDETCGPVHIGIDSGSTTVKLVVIDEEDRILFSDYRPNLGNPIPLIRTVLQQIFKEHPNLQVASVTTTGYGEELAKNAFHADCGVVETVAHFTAARHFMPDVDFIIDIGGQDMKCFQIEDGAISNIFLNEACSSGCGSFLQTFAQTLGYDVKEFAKLGLFADRPVDLGSRCTVFMNSSVKQAQKDGATVENISAGLSISVVKNALYKVIRASSPEELGRNIVVQGGTFYNEAVLRAFEKEMGVEVIRPDIAGLMGAFGAALYGKKRSVPGKRSTLLSAQELEHFIQETRSVQCGGCGNHCQLTVNLFSDGKKLVSGNRCDRPVTGKADSGEWNLYAYKRQLLDQYQPVPGFRGRIGLPLVLNFYELLPFWHTFFTKLGFEVHVSPISSRKLYLEGQATIPSDTACFPAKLAHGHIKALSRMGLDAIFYPCMTYNVDEGLGDNHYNCPVVAYYPEVIAGNCPELSGTQFIYDYVGIHRPKDFPGHMTAILAKYFDGISLQEVRRAADAAYEEYHRHMEQVRRRGGELITRAREERRPIIVLAGRPYHVDPEVNHGIDTLLTRYGAAVVTEDSVSCLVEKFPTSVLNQWTYHSRLYAAARYCCTQKDMNLVQLVSFGCGVDAITTDETREILQAGGKLYTQLKIDEITNLGAVNIRLRSLFAALDEQEEREG; the protein is encoded by the coding sequence TTGAAAGTTGGATTAGACGTCGGATCCACCACCATCAAATGTGTGGTTCTGGATGATTCCGACCGAATCATATATCATACATACGAGCGGCATTTTTCCCACATTCTGGAAAAGTCAGAAGCACTTTTACAGCACATTGCAAAGCAGTATCTCCATGGGCAGAGCGCGCTGTTTGCCATCTCCGGCTCCGCCGGGATGGGGCTTGCGGATTCCTGCGGAGTTTCGTTCGTGCAGGAGGTCTTCGCCACCCGCGTGGCGGCGAACCGATTGGCGCCCGGCACTGATGTGGTGATCGAGCTGGGCGGCGAGGACGCCAAAATCCTGTTTTTGACCGGTGGCATGGAAGTGCGTATGAACGGCAGCTGCGCCGGAGGCACCGGTGCCTTCATCGACCAGATGGCCACGCTGCTGAAGATGAGCGCCGAGGATATGAACCGGGCCGCCGCCCGGGCGGAGAAAACCTATACCATCGCCAGCCGCTGCGGCGTATTTGCCAAAAGCGACATTCAGCCCCTGATCAACCAGGGTGCCCGGTCGGAGGACATTGCCGCCAGCATCTACCAGGCGGTGGTGAATCAGACCATCGCCGGGCTGGCCCAGGGCCGGCCTATCCAGGGAAACGTGCTGTATTTAGGCGGCCCGCTGACCTTCAGCGAGGTGCTGCGCAAGGATTTTGACGCCACCTTAGGAGTGGAGGGAAGCTGCCCGGATAACAGCCTGCTGTATGTGGCTCTGGGCGCCGCCTTCTACGCGGACGCGGCCTATGACCTGGAGCTGCTGGCCCGGAAACTGAGCGGAGCCAATGCCACGGCCCACTATGTGAGCCAGCCGCCGCTTTTTCAAAACCAAGCTGAATACGACGAGTTTGCGGCCCGGCACGCCAGGGCCACAGTGCCTCACGCACCCTTTGACGAAACGTGCGGGCCGGTGCATATCGGCATCGATTCCGGCTCCACCACGGTGAAACTGGTGGTGATCGATGAGGAGGACCGTATCCTTTTCAGTGACTACCGCCCCAATTTGGGCAATCCCATCCCCCTGATCCGCACTGTTTTGCAGCAGATTTTTAAGGAGCACCCCAATTTACAGGTGGCCAGCGTTACCACCACCGGATACGGCGAGGAACTGGCCAAAAATGCCTTTCACGCCGATTGCGGCGTGGTGGAAACGGTGGCTCATTTTACTGCCGCCCGCCACTTTATGCCGGATGTGGACTTCATCATCGACATCGGCGGCCAGGACATGAAGTGCTTCCAGATCGAGGATGGGGCCATCAGCAACATTTTCCTCAACGAGGCCTGCTCTTCCGGCTGCGGCAGCTTTCTCCAGACCTTTGCCCAGACGCTGGGGTACGACGTGAAGGAGTTTGCAAAGCTGGGCCTTTTTGCCGACCGGCCTGTGGACTTGGGCAGCCGCTGCACCGTGTTTATGAATTCCAGCGTGAAGCAGGCGCAAAAGGACGGCGCCACGGTGGAGAACATCTCGGCGGGCCTCTCCATCAGCGTGGTGAAAAACGCGCTCTACAAGGTGATCCGGGCCTCCTCGCCCGAGGAACTGGGCCGGAATATTGTGGTCCAGGGCGGCACCTTTTATAACGAGGCCGTGCTCCGGGCCTTTGAAAAGGAGATGGGGGTGGAGGTGATCCGCCCGGACATCGCCGGACTGATGGGCGCCTTCGGCGCGGCCCTATATGGAAAGAAGCGGTCCGTGCCGGGAAAGCGGAGCACGCTGCTCTCTGCCCAGGAGCTGGAGCACTTCATCCAGGAGACCCGCTCCGTCCAGTGCGGGGGCTGCGGCAACCACTGCCAACTGACGGTAAACCTCTTTTCCGACGGGAAGAAGCTGGTCAGCGGCAACCGGTGCGACCGGCCCGTCACCGGAAAGGCGGACTCCGGGGAGTGGAACCTCTATGCGTATAAGCGGCAGCTGCTGGATCAGTACCAGCCTGTCCCCGGCTTCCGGGGCAGGATCGGGCTTCCGCTGGTGCTGAACTTCTATGAGCTGCTGCCGTTCTGGCACACGTTTTTTACAAAGCTGGGCTTTGAGGTCCACGTGAGCCCCATCTCCTCCCGGAAGCTGTACCTGGAGGGGCAGGCCACCATCCCAAGTGACACCGCCTGTTTTCCCGCCAAGCTGGCCCACGGGCACATCAAGGCACTGTCCCGGATGGGACTGGACGCCATCTTCTATCCCTGCATGACCTACAACGTGGACGAGGGGCTGGGAGACAACCACTACAACTGCCCGGTGGTGGCCTACTATCCGGAGGTGATCGCCGGCAACTGCCCGGAGCTGTCCGGCACCCAGTTCATCTATGACTATGTGGGCATCCACCGGCCCAAGGATTTCCCCGGACACATGACGGCGATTCTGGCGAAATACTTTGACGGCATCTCCCTTCAGGAGGTGCGGCGCGCGGCCGACGCCGCCTATGAGGAATATCACCGCCACATGGAGCAGGTCCGCCGGCGGGGCGGCGAGCTCATTACAAGGGCCCGGGAGGAGCGCCGTCCCATCATTGTACTGGCCGGGCGGCCTTACCACGTGGACCCGGAGGTCAACCACGGCATCGACACGCTGCTCACCCGCTACGGGGCGGCGGTGGTGACGGAGGATTCCGTCTCCTGCCTGGTGGAGAAATTCCCCACCTCGGTGCTGAATCAGTGGACCTACCACTCCAGGCTCTACGCGGCCGCCAGGTACTGCTGCACCCAGAAAGACATGAACCTGGTGCAGCTGGTGAGCTTCGGCTGCGGCGTGGACGCCATCACCACCGATGAGACCCGGGAGATTCTCCAAGCAGGCGGCAAGCTCTACACCCAGCTGAAGATTGACGAAATCACAAACTTAGGGGCTGTGAACATCCGGCTGCGGAGCTTGTTCGCAGCTCTGGACGAGCAAGAAGAAAGGGAAGGATGA
- a CDS encoding epoxyqueuosine reductase QueH, with the protein METILLHCCCAPCSVFCIDSLRQEGMEPTGFWYNPNIHPWQEYKARRDTLTDYASSVGMDLIVREEYGLRDFVAHVAEDIPHRCAWCYTCRMEETARYASEHGFSAFTTTLLISPYQQHERIAAAAGELAERYGVRFLYRDFRPGFRQGQSKARELGLYMQKYCGCIFSEEDRYQKQIQRDQARFGGAAE; encoded by the coding sequence ATGGAAACCATCCTATTGCACTGCTGCTGTGCTCCGTGCTCCGTCTTCTGCATCGACTCTCTGCGGCAGGAGGGCATGGAACCCACTGGGTTTTGGTACAACCCCAACATCCATCCCTGGCAGGAATATAAGGCCCGGCGGGACACCCTGACGGACTACGCCTCCTCCGTCGGCATGGACCTGATCGTCCGGGAGGAGTACGGCCTGCGGGACTTTGTGGCCCATGTGGCGGAGGACATCCCCCACCGCTGTGCCTGGTGCTACACCTGCCGCATGGAGGAAACGGCCCGTTACGCATCGGAGCACGGCTTTTCCGCCTTCACCACCACGCTGCTCATCTCCCCCTATCAGCAGCACGAGCGCATCGCCGCCGCGGCCGGAGAACTGGCGGAGCGATATGGCGTTCGCTTTCTCTACCGGGATTTCCGGCCCGGCTTTCGCCAGGGCCAGTCCAAGGCCCGGGAACTGGGTCTCTATATGCAGAAATACTGCGGCTGCATCTTCTCTGAGGAGGACCGCTATCAAAAGCAGATCCAGCGGGACCAGGCCCGGTTTGGCGGCGCCGCAGAATAA
- a CDS encoding energy-coupling factor transporter ATPase, with amino-acid sequence MSTMIQTEQLAYSYPAEEGHRRAAALHGIDLSIEKGSFVAILGHNGSGKSTLAKHFNAILLPSGGRVWVAGHDTMDESALLEIRRRVGMVFQNPDNQIVANVVEEDVAFAPENMGVPTEEIRRRVDSALSAVGMSGFARHAPHLLSGGQKQRIAIAGVIAMEPECIVLDESTAMLDPIGRQEVLSTVHRLNREKGITIVLITHHMNEAAEADRVVVMSDGKVEMDGAPGEVFVQVERLHELGLTVPDTVELLYELKQDGVEVALDALSVEECADAVIQALPAGKGR; translated from the coding sequence ATGTCAACTATGATCCAAACGGAACAGCTTGCATATTCCTACCCGGCGGAGGAAGGGCACAGGCGCGCCGCTGCCCTCCACGGGATTGACCTGAGCATTGAAAAGGGGAGCTTTGTGGCGATCCTGGGCCACAACGGCTCCGGAAAGTCCACCCTGGCCAAGCACTTCAACGCCATTTTGCTGCCCTCCGGCGGCAGGGTGTGGGTGGCGGGGCACGACACCATGGATGAGTCCGCCCTGCTGGAGATCCGGCGCCGGGTGGGGATGGTGTTTCAAAACCCGGACAATCAGATCGTGGCCAACGTGGTGGAAGAGGACGTGGCCTTTGCACCGGAGAATATGGGCGTGCCCACGGAGGAAATCCGCCGCCGGGTGGACAGCGCCCTGAGCGCGGTGGGAATGAGTGGATTTGCCCGCCACGCGCCCCATCTGCTCTCCGGCGGTCAGAAGCAGCGCATCGCCATTGCCGGGGTCATCGCCATGGAGCCGGAGTGCATCGTGCTGGACGAGTCCACGGCCATGCTGGATCCCATCGGCCGGCAGGAGGTGCTCTCCACCGTCCACCGTCTGAACCGGGAGAAGGGAATCACCATTGTGCTCATCACCCACCACATGAACGAGGCTGCGGAGGCCGACCGGGTGGTGGTCATGTCCGACGGGAAAGTGGAGATGGACGGTGCGCCCGGGGAGGTCTTTGTCCAGGTGGAGCGGCTCCATGAGCTGGGGCTGACCGTGCCGGACACGGTAGAGCTTTTATATGAACTGAAACAGGACGGGGTGGAGGTGGCGCTGGACGCCCTCTCCGTGGAAGAATGCGCGGACGCTGTCATCCAGGCGCTGCCGGCGGGAAAGGGAAGATGA
- a CDS encoding 2-hydroxyacyl-CoA dehydratase, with protein sequence MDYPKFTPEMKKTHTILIPNMAVTQFTILKAALDHEGYKSEILGNCGSEVAQLGLKYVHNDTCYPALLVIGQFLDALNSGKYDLDHTALLITQTGGGCRASNYIHLLRKALDRAGYGQIPVASLNFSGLEKDSGFQMTLPLVRQLIAAVFYGDMLVSLRSQTAPYETEKGAAEALTQRWLERICGEIRRGRGYSFRAMKRTMPQIAAEFASIPVDRSVPKVKVGVVGEIYVKYSPLGNNDLEQFLASQDCEVNLPGLMGFLQYCIYNLSETAKLYGGKWVERNLSGWLLGLLAGPEKAMAEALRNNGYHAPLPFEELVKQADGVVGTGDKMGEGWLLTAEMVELVRSGYENIVCAQPFGCLPNHICGKGMVSKIRALYPEANITPIDYDPSATRVNQENRIKLMLAVARERLPQKEAAQSGSSPVPEIRGHKSKVLLTSKGAACI encoded by the coding sequence ATGGATTATCCCAAGTTCACCCCGGAGATGAAGAAGACACACACCATCCTCATCCCCAACATGGCGGTGACGCAGTTCACTATTTTAAAGGCCGCGTTGGATCACGAGGGGTACAAAAGCGAAATCTTAGGCAACTGCGGCAGCGAGGTGGCCCAGTTGGGGCTGAAGTATGTGCACAACGACACCTGCTACCCGGCGTTGCTTGTGATCGGACAGTTTTTGGATGCGCTGAACTCCGGAAAGTATGACCTGGACCACACGGCGCTGCTGATCACCCAGACCGGCGGCGGCTGCCGGGCCTCCAACTATATCCACCTGCTGCGCAAGGCGCTGGACCGGGCGGGCTACGGCCAGATCCCCGTGGCCAGCCTGAACTTCTCCGGGCTGGAGAAAGACAGCGGCTTCCAGATGACGCTGCCGCTGGTCCGCCAGCTCATCGCCGCCGTGTTCTACGGCGACATGCTGGTGTCCCTGCGCTCCCAGACCGCGCCCTACGAAACGGAGAAGGGCGCGGCGGAGGCCCTGACCCAAAGGTGGCTGGAGCGCATCTGCGGCGAGATCCGCCGGGGAAGGGGCTATTCCTTCCGGGCCATGAAGCGCACCATGCCTCAGATCGCCGCCGAGTTTGCCTCCATCCCCGTGGATCGCTCCGTTCCCAAGGTCAAAGTTGGCGTGGTGGGGGAGATCTACGTGAAGTATTCCCCCCTTGGCAACAACGACCTGGAGCAGTTTTTGGCCTCGCAGGACTGTGAGGTCAACCTGCCGGGGCTGATGGGATTTTTGCAGTACTGTATCTACAACCTGTCCGAGACGGCTAAGCTTTACGGCGGGAAGTGGGTGGAACGGAACCTGTCCGGCTGGCTGCTGGGCCTCCTTGCCGGACCGGAGAAGGCCATGGCTGAAGCGCTGCGGAACAACGGCTATCACGCGCCGCTGCCCTTTGAGGAGTTGGTGAAACAGGCCGACGGCGTCGTCGGCACCGGCGATAAGATGGGCGAGGGCTGGCTGCTCACCGCGGAGATGGTGGAGCTGGTCCGCTCGGGCTATGAGAACATCGTCTGCGCCCAGCCCTTTGGGTGCCTCCCCAACCACATCTGCGGCAAAGGCATGGTCAGCAAAATCCGCGCCCTGTACCCTGAGGCCAACATCACGCCCATCGACTACGACCCCAGCGCCACACGAGTCAACCAGGAGAACCGGATCAAGCTGATGCTGGCTGTGGCCCGGGAGCGGCTTCCCCAGAAGGAGGCTGCGCAGAGCGGCAGCTCACCGGTCCCGGAGATAAGAGGGCACAAATCCAAAGTGCTGCTGACCTCCAAAGGCGCGGCCTGCATTTGA
- the truA gene encoding tRNA pseudouridine(38-40) synthase TruA: MRNIALKLMYNGTAYHGWQVQKNDVTVCGTLERAIAMVCGGEAIHLTGCGRTDAGVHAECYVANFRTRSRIPVDRLPFAINTHTPEDIVVREALEVPEEFNAIGSCLKKEYTYRIYNSRIKNPFYVNRAYFYPKHLDEEFLNRAARAFEGTHDFAAVRSVGTDVKSTVRTVYYCYVTRQSDLLELKVCANGFLYNMVRAITGTVLYAAEGKLTPEDIPLILERGDRTAAGPTVPPGGLYLTKLWYEDERLNG, encoded by the coding sequence ATGAGAAACATTGCCTTAAAGCTGATGTACAACGGCACGGCCTATCACGGCTGGCAGGTGCAGAAAAACGACGTCACCGTCTGCGGCACCCTGGAGCGGGCCATCGCCATGGTCTGCGGGGGGGAGGCCATCCACCTCACCGGCTGCGGCCGCACCGACGCAGGCGTGCATGCAGAGTGCTATGTGGCCAATTTCCGCACCAGGTCCCGCATCCCGGTGGACCGCCTGCCCTTTGCCATCAACACCCATACCCCGGAGGACATTGTGGTGAGGGAAGCCCTGGAGGTGCCGGAGGAGTTCAACGCCATCGGCTCGTGCCTGAAAAAGGAGTACACTTACCGGATCTACAACTCCCGGATCAAAAATCCGTTTTATGTGAACCGGGCTTACTTTTATCCCAAGCATCTGGACGAGGAGTTCCTGAACCGGGCGGCCCGGGCATTTGAGGGGACTCACGACTTTGCGGCGGTGCGCTCCGTGGGCACGGATGTGAAGAGCACGGTGCGGACGGTTTACTATTGTTATGTCACCCGGCAGTCGGACCTTTTGGAACTGAAGGTCTGCGCCAACGGTTTTTTGTATAATATGGTACGAGCCATCACGGGCACGGTGCTCTATGCGGCGGAGGGCAAGCTGACGCCGGAGGACATCCCGCTGATTCTGGAGCGGGGCGACCGGACGGCGGCCGGCCCCACTGTCCCGCCGGGAGGGCTGTACCTGACAAAACTTTGGTATGAGGATGAACGGCTCAATGGATGA
- a CDS encoding class I SAM-dependent methyltransferase produces the protein MWIADKWQDYELLDCGGGEKLERWGRQILVRPDPQAIWETPHKNPNWRRANARYLRSATGGGHWEKRNLPEQWSARYGELTFQIKPMNFKHTGLFPEQAVNWDFAMGKIRSAGRPIRVLNLFAYTGGATVACAAAGASVCHVDAAKGMVSWARENARASGLEGAPIRWIVDDCAKFVEREIRRGKTYDAIIMDPPSYGRGPSGEVWKLEDNLYEFVKLCVGALSDKPLFVLINSYTTGLAPSVLGYLLSLLVGQKYGGRCEWDELGLPVTETGLWLPCGATGRWMSE, from the coding sequence ATGTGGATTGCGGATAAATGGCAGGACTATGAGCTGCTGGACTGCGGCGGCGGCGAAAAGCTGGAGCGCTGGGGCAGGCAGATTCTGGTGCGGCCGGACCCGCAGGCCATTTGGGAGACGCCTCATAAAAACCCTAACTGGCGCAGGGCCAATGCCCGGTACCTGCGCTCCGCCACCGGCGGCGGACACTGGGAGAAACGAAACCTGCCGGAACAGTGGAGCGCCCGGTACGGGGAGCTGACCTTCCAAATCAAGCCTATGAATTTCAAGCACACGGGGCTCTTTCCCGAACAGGCGGTGAACTGGGACTTTGCCATGGGAAAAATCCGCTCCGCCGGCCGCCCCATCCGTGTGCTGAACCTCTTTGCCTACACCGGCGGGGCCACCGTGGCCTGCGCGGCTGCGGGCGCCTCGGTGTGCCATGTGGACGCGGCCAAGGGCATGGTTTCCTGGGCCAGGGAAAACGCCCGTGCTTCCGGGTTGGAGGGAGCCCCCATCCGGTGGATTGTGGACGACTGCGCCAAATTTGTGGAGCGGGAAATCCGCCGGGGAAAGACTTACGACGCCATCATCATGGACCCGCCCTCCTATGGCCGGGGCCCTTCGGGCGAGGTCTGGAAGCTGGAGGACAACCTCTACGAGTTTGTGAAGCTGTGCGTCGGGGCGTTGTCGGACAAGCCCCTTTTTGTGCTGATCAACTCCTACACCACCGGGCTCGCCCCTTCGGTGCTGGGGTATCTGCTCAGCCTGCTGGTGGGGCAGAAGTACGGCGGCCGCTGCGAATGGGACGAGCTGGGCCTGCCCGTCACCGAGACGGGGCTGTGGCTGCCCTGCGGCGCCACCGGCCGCTGGATGAGCGAATAG
- a CDS encoding energy-coupling factor transporter transmembrane component T family protein, translating into MLKDITLGQYFPGDTIAHRLDPRTKLILVVLYIVGLFCAKNVLTYAMMMAALFLCVKVSKVGARALLRGLKPVLLIIAFTAVLNLFFTSGDTLVQWWIFRITKQGLQMAVFMVLRITMLIMGTFLLTYTTSPITLTDGLESLMNPLKKLRVPVHELSMMMSIALRFIPTLIEETDKIMSAQKARGADFESGNLLQRAKAMIPLLVPLFISAFRRADELAVAMECRCYHGGEGRTKLHVLHYKAADYLVIMGGLVLTTAVIMLGRMGY; encoded by the coding sequence ATGCTGAAAGACATCACCCTGGGCCAGTACTTTCCGGGAGACACCATCGCCCACCGGCTGGACCCGCGCACCAAGCTGATTTTGGTGGTGCTCTATATCGTGGGGCTGTTCTGCGCCAAAAATGTGTTGACCTATGCCATGATGATGGCCGCCCTGTTCCTGTGCGTCAAAGTGTCCAAAGTGGGCGCCAGGGCCCTTTTACGGGGCTTAAAGCCGGTGCTGCTGATCATCGCCTTCACGGCGGTGCTGAACCTGTTTTTCACCTCCGGAGACACCCTGGTGCAGTGGTGGATATTCCGCATCACAAAGCAGGGGCTTCAGATGGCGGTGTTCATGGTGCTGCGCATCACCATGCTCATCATGGGCACCTTTCTCCTGACCTACACCACCAGCCCCATCACCCTGACGGACGGGCTGGAGAGCCTGATGAACCCCCTAAAGAAGCTCCGGGTGCCGGTGCATGAGCTCTCCATGATGATGTCCATCGCCCTGCGCTTCATCCCCACCCTCATTGAGGAGACGGACAAGATCATGTCTGCCCAGAAGGCCCGGGGCGCGGACTTTGAAAGCGGCAACCTGCTCCAGCGGGCCAAGGCCATGATTCCGCTGCTGGTGCCCCTGTTCATCAGCGCCTTCCGTCGGGCGGACGAGCTGGCGGTGGCCATGGAGTGCCGCTGCTACCACGGCGGAGAGGGCCGCACCAAGCTCCATGTGCTGCACTACAAAGCGGCGGATTACCTGGTGATCATGGGAGGACTGGTTTTGACCACCGCGGTGATTATGCTGGGAAGAATGGGTTATTGA